In a single window of the Vitis vinifera cultivar Pinot Noir 40024 chromosome 6, ASM3070453v1 genome:
- the LOC100244850 gene encoding non-specific phospholipase C2: MSITKHSSSMEILIFFIHLLLCTTVTPLSSPIKTIVVLVMENRSFDHMLGWMKQINPQINGVDGSEYNPISPSDPTSPLVFFTNTSHYVDADPPHSFQAIREQIFGSDNASADHPPMNGFAQQATTTSAAPQTVMSGFDPSMVAVYKTLVSEFAVFDRWFASVPASTQPNRLFVHSATSAGATGNIPTMLAKGYPQRTIFDNLDAAGVPFGIYYQNIPATLFYQSLRKLKYLDKFHFYGLSFERHAREGKLPGYTVIEQRYMDTKVEPGNDDHPSHDVYEGQMFVKEVYETLRASPQWNETLLVITYDEHGGFYDHVPTPVRGVPSPDGIAGPEPFLFGFDRLGVRVPTIMVSPWIDKGTVVHGPNGSPFPTSEYEHSSIPATVKKIFNLSSPFLTKRDEWAGTFEGIVQTRTQPRTDCPEQLPKPMRMRKGEANESAKLSEFQEELLQLAAVLKGDNILTSYPEKIGKQMNVKQGKKYMEDAVKQFLEAGLSAKRMGVNEEQIVKMRPSLTTRSP; encoded by the exons ATGTCCATCACCAAGCACAGCTCTTCAATGGAGATCCTCATCTTCTTTATACACCTACTCCTCTGCACCACCGTGACTCCTTTATCGAGCCCCATCAAGACCATCGTCGTGCTGGTAATGGAGAACCGCTCCTTCGACCATATGCTCGGTTGGATGAAACAAATCAACCCTCAAATCAACGGCGTCGATGGTTCTGAATATAACCCCATCTCTCCATCCGACCCAACCTCCCCTCTCGTCTTCTTCACCAACACCTCCCACTACGTGGACGCCGATCCACCCCACTCCTTCCAGGCCATTCGCGAGCAAATATTCGGTTCCGACAACGCCTCCGCCGACCATCCACCAATGAACGGCTTCGCCCAACAAGCCACCACCACCTCCGCCGCCCCCCAAACCGTCATGTCCGGCTTCGACCCCTCCATGGTCGCCGTCTACAAAACCCTCGTCTCGGAGTTCGCCGTCTTCGACAGGTGGTTCGCCTCCGTTCCGGCGTCCACCCAGCCCAACCGCCTCTTCGTCCACTCCGCCACCTCCGCCGGCGCCACCGGCAACATCCCGACAATGCTGGCCAAGGGCTACCCCCAGCGAACCATCTTCGACAATCTGGACGCCGCAGGAGTTCCATTCGGAATATACTACCAGAATATTCCGGCGACACTGTTCTACCAGAGCTTGAGGAAGCTCAAGTATCTCGACAAATTCCATTTCTATGGTTTGTCCTTTGAGAGGCACGCGCGGGAGGGGAAGCTGCCAGGGTATACTGTGATAGAGCAGCGGTACATGGACACTAAGGTGGAGCCGGGGAACGACGACCATCCGTCGCACGATGTGTATGAGGGACAGATGTTTGTGAAGGAGGTGTACGAGACACTAAGGGCGAGCCCGCAGTGGAACGAGACTCTGTTGGTGATCACCTACGACGAGCATGGCGGATTTTATGATCACGTGCCGACACCGGTCCGAGGGGTGCCGAGCCCGGACGGGATAGCGGGGCCAGAGCCGTTTCTTTTTGGGTTCGACCGTTTGGGTGTTAGGGTCCCAACCATCATGGTCTCACCATGGATTGACAAGGGCACTG TTGTTCATGGGCCTAATGGATCACCATTCCCGACATCGGAGTATGAGCATTCATCCATTCCGGCAACTGTGAAGAAGATCTTCAACCTGAGCTCTCCTTTCCTAACCAAGAGGGACGAATGGGCTGGCACCTTTGAAGGGATTGTCCAGACCCGGACCCAACCCAGAACTGATTGTCCAG AGCAACTTCCAAAACCGATGAGAATGAGGAAGGGAGAGGCAAATGAGAGTGCGAAGCTTAGTGAATTCCAGGAAGAGCTACTGCAGCTTGCAGCAGTGCTGAAAGGAGACAACATCCTGACAAGTTACCCAGAAAAGATTGGAAAGCAAATGAATGTGAAGCAAGGGAAGAAGTATATGGAAGACGCAGTGAAACAGTTCCTCGAGGCAGGGCTTTCTGCTAAGAGAATGGGTGTTAATGAAGAACAAATTGTCAAAATGAGGCCATCCCTCACCACAAGATCACCATAA